Below is a genomic region from Sinorhizobium meliloti.
CTGCAGTTGGACGGTCGAATACGAGACCGGCGAGGTACTGAGAGAGTGTCTGTCCTGCTTCTCGAGCGTGCAGCTCTGCAGCAGCGCGCACGACCGGATCTATGTCGGTCGCAGATCTTGTGTGTTCGCTCATGGCCTACTCACGGCTCTCGCCGTCACGAGAGCAGCACAGGGTTGATGGTTAGGTTGATATATACAGTCGTAAGCGTGGTATATCAACCTCGAGCATCAAGCCATCAACAGCACCTCATGGGTAGGTTCCATTCCAACAGGACAGCGTTGGCGAAATGCGCCGGCTGTTCGCCATTTCTGCAGGGTTTCTTGGCGCGGGAGCCTCAGCGGCATCCGGGATTCCGACCGCTACGCTATGGACCCGTGATTTCAAGGCGTCAGGCGTGCAGTCGCCTTGGATCAAACTGCAGACCGACTATTGGGCCGGCCCACATCTAAATGCCGGATTCCGCGAGCCAGGGCCGGATGACGGCGATGTCTTCCACGCCTATTCCGTGGCCGGTATCGAGGTCGGCTTCCTCGAAATCGGCTCCGCTGGCCCTGAGCGCCGTCTTCAGTTCCGGTGCGTGTTTGCCGTAGGGATCGTCCTTGCCGGTGAGCATCAGCACTCTTGTGCCGGCGAGGTCCGGTTCCGGCGCGCTTTCGAGCGCCGCCATTGCGCGCATCATCACGGCGTTCCTGACGATGCCGGGGTGGAGAAGCAGCACGGCGGCGAGCAGGTTGGCGCCGTTGGAGTAGCCGATGAACACGGTCTTCTCCGGGTCGAGGCCGTAGCTCTCGCGCGCGCCCTCCACGAAGGCGGCAAAGGCTTCCGCTTCCGAGCGAATATCCTGCTGGTCGAATTTCGTCATCGAGAAGCGCCGGAACCAGCGCGGGAAGCCTTCCTCGGCGCTGCGGCCGCGCACGCCCAGGAGAGTCGCATGCGGATCGAGCTGATGGCCGAAGGGCAGCATATCGATTTCGTTGCCGCCGCTGCCGTGCAGCAGCACGAAGGTGCGATCGTTCGCCTTCTCCGGGCGGTGGAACCGATGGATGAAAGGAAGGTCGCGCTGCGGCACCCTGGGTTCGCCGGGCAGCGCAAATTGCGGCAGCCTGACCAGCGTTGCCGTGGGGTCGCTCGCCAGATGCGGGGGCAGGAACAGCGTCGTGCCGAGAGCATCCGGAGCTTCGTCGACGGTAAAGCCGGGCCCGTCCGTAGCGAGCTCGCAGAGCGCACCGCCAGGCTCGCGTACATAGAGCGAGAAGAAATATTTCCGGTCATGCGCATTGGTGGCGCCGGCGTGCTCCTGCTCGAGATCGGCTCTCACCGCAAGCACGGTCGCCTCATCCGGGGCGCGGAAGGCGATGTGGTCGATCGTGCCGGTGCCGGGGGCGGCACTCCAGAAGCCGCCGGCATCGCGGACATCGATCACGTCCCCGGACGAGGAAGTGAGGCGGCGGATGCTCTCCGTCGCTCCCGTCTCGGTGTAGCCGAAGTGGTTTTGAAGGAAGTGCGCCGTGTCCTTGGGTTTTTCCGTGAGCACCGTTGCGCCGCGTAAGCGGCGGATGGAGTCCGTTTCGGGGATGTCCCGGCCCGCCCAGGGCGCGGGCTCCGCAAGCGCGTTCGTTCCCACCAGCTTGACGATCACGCCGTCCGGATCCTTCAGACGCAGGACCGGTTCGCCGAATTCCTGCGAAGGGCCGGTCGCCTGGATATTGAACTTCAGCGCTCGCGTCATCCAGTAGCCGATGCTTTCGGGCGGAATGGCGAAGGCGATCTCGCTCGGCTGGCCGTAGCCGACCCGGCCCGGAGAGCCGTCCTCCCAGACCAGGAAACTCACGAGAGAGCCCGGCGAGCCCGCGGCGTCGCCGTAGAAGAGATGCAACTGATTGGGATCTTCGTAGCCGCCGGTCCGCTTGACGAGGTGCAGCCCCAGGAAGCCGACATAGAAATCGACATTGGCCTGTACCTTGCGGGCGATCAGGGTGATGTGATGAATGCCGCTCGTCACGGTTTGGTCCTCCCTGCCGTCGTCCCGGCGAGAAACGACTGGAAGGCCTCGCCGTAGTCCGGGTGCCAGCGTGAAAGCGGCGGCCGGTTCTCGACGATGTCTCCCGCTGCCCAAAGGATCCGCTTTTCATCCGTCGGACGCGCGACCTCGTTGTCGGGGCAAAGGATATAGAAGTCGCCGCGGGCAAGGCCCTCCATCATGAAGTCCACCGTCTGTTCCGGCGTCCAGGCGCCGGCCGGCTTTTCCGTGCGTCCTTGCGCGGTGAGGGACGTGTAGACGAAACCGGGGATCAGCAGATGCGCATTGACCTTGCAGTCCTCGGTATTGCGCAGTTCGTGCTGCAGGGCCTCGGTGAAGACCTTCACGCCCGCTTTCGAAAGGTTATAGGCGGGATCGCCGGGCGGCGTGGTGATGCCCTGTTTCGAACCCGTGTTGATGATGAGCGCCGGCTGCCCGTGGGCAATCATGGCCGGGGCAAAGATGCGCGAACCGTTGATGACGCCCCAGAGATTGACGCCGATCACCGCTTCCCAATTTTCGAGCGGGCCGAAGAGGGAACTGCCTGGCTGGACGCCGGCATTGTTCATCAGCACATGGACGTGGCCGAAGCGCTCGCGCGTCGCGCGCGCCAGGGCCACGAGGTCGTCCGCCAGCGACACGTCGGTCTCGATCGCAGCGACATCGCCGGAACCGCCCGGAGCCGCCTTCGCTACCTCGGCTGCCGCTGCCTGCAACTTCTCACCGCCGAGATCCGCGAGCACGACCTTCATTCCGAGGCTGGCGAAGCGCCGTGCCGAGGCAAGGCCGATGCCCGAGGCGGCGCCGGTCACGACGGCGACGTTGTTCTTGTCGATAGCGGAGTAGGACAACATGGGCTTCAATCCTGCTAGATCATGTTCATGAATTCAGGTCGGTCCCCAGCCTAAGGCACGGACCTGATCGACTCCAATATGTCAGAGCGGGATGCGGGCGGAAACCGCGCGCGTTCTTCCAATCCGCTCCAACAACGGGTAGAGGCAGACATAGGGTCTGGCCGCGGGCAAGTCCATGATGCGAGGCGGTGTTCACCAGCTTTCGTCTTCGACCTTGTCGTTCTTTTGCGCCATGCTACCTTGTGAAGTCCGCCCCCATCCGCTCCGGTCCGCCGGGCCTCGAGATACTTCATGATAACCGAAGGAAAATTCACCAAAGGCACGCCCTGCAGGGACTGTCCCTTGCGCCCGCTTCCGCTGTTCCGCCCGTTCAAGGCGGAAGAACTTGCATTCGTCTCCCACTTCAAGATAGGCGAACTCGCCTTCGGCGCGAGCGCGACGATACTCGCAGAAGGGGAGCAAAGCGAACATCTCTTCACGGTACTTTCCGGATGGGGCTTTCGCTACAAGATGCTCGATGACGGCCGGCGACAGATCCTGAACTATGTGATGCCGGGCGATATCGTCGGGCTGCAAGGCACTCTCATGGGCGAGATGCAGCATTCGATCGAGGCGCTTTCGCCGGTCGTTCTCTGCGTCTTCCAGCGTGACAGGCTCGCAGAATTGTACAGGGAGCACCCCGACCTCGCCTATGACCTGACCTGGATCGCAGCGCGCGAGGAGCGGATGCTGGATGAGAATCTGCTGAGCATCGGCCGCCGCTCCGCTGTGGAGCGGGCAGCCTACCTCATCGCCTTTCTCTACCAGAGGGCCGCCACGCTGGAACTCTTCAGCAGCGGTTGGAGCGTTATTCCCGTCACGCAGCAACATGTTGCCGACACGCTCGGCCTCTCGATCGTCCACACCAACAAGACGCTGAAGAAGCTGGCCGCCAGGGGTCTCCTGCGCTGGGCCGAGAAGGGCTGCGACGTCCACGACATCGACGGCTTGCTTGCGCTTGCAGGCTGGGACGGATTGAGCGAGCCGAAGCGGCCGCTGATTTGATGCGAAGCTTCATGCGTCAAATTACGTACAACATGTCTTTTTTAAATGCGCCCGGCCTACCGGGTGTTCTATTAGCCGCTTCTTTGAGGTCTCGAAAATCGAGGAGACCGAGGATGCAGATATAATGCCAGTCAGTCAGGTTCCGCCGGCCATCAAGTCAGTCCTCGTCCTCGAGGATAATTTCCTTATCGCACTGGACATGGAGGAGATGCTCGTCGCTCTCGGGGTGACGAGCGTCGACGTCGCTACCACCAAGTCAAAGGCGATGGAACTCATCGCGGATCATACGTACGATTTCGCAATTCTCGACATCAACCTGGGGGATGACACGAGCTTTGCCGTTGCCGATGCGCTGATGGCACGGGGCATCAGCTTCGGCTTCACCAGCGGCTACGGGGAACTGTTGGCGCTGCCCAGCCATCTTCGCGATGTCCCGAGGATCGACAAACCCTTCAGCGAGGGAACGCTCGGCAGCCTCATCGCCACGGCCGCCCCTTCGAGAGACATGTGACCGCGGTTGCGGGTCACGCCTTGCCGCGCGAGATGAACCAGGGATTGGCGAAGTCGCTGTCATCCGATTGATTGCGCTTGCCGTAGCCAAGCGGATTGCCCGCCATCGTCAGTGTTTCACCGCCTGCCGACCTTAGGATCGCGTCGCCCGCCGCGGTGTCCCACTCCATCGTCCGGCTGAAGCGCGGATAGATGTCCGCAATGCCTTCGGCCAGCAGGCAAAACTTCAGCGATGAGCCGACGGCCTCATGATCGCTGATGCCCTGATCGGTGAGGAAGGAGATCGTCTCGGGGCTGTTGTGCCAGCGGCTGGTAAGCGCCATCGGCCGGTCGCCGCAACGGCGGCAGCCGATGGTGGTCCATTCGCCCGTGACCTGTCCATCCTCGACCACCGCCTTCTTCGCCATGCCGGCGGCCGCCGAATAGATGAGGCCGAGAGCCGGTGCATAGACGACACCGACGACGGGTGCACCGTTTTCTACGAGCCCGATATTCACGGTGAAATGGCTGTTGCGTTCGACGAATTCCTTCGTGCCGTCCAGCGGGTCGACGAGGAAGAACCGCTTTCCGGCGATATCGGGAACGCGACCTGCGGCGACCTCCTCCTCCGCGACGATCGGAATATCCGGAAAGGCGGCCGCCAGATCGGCAAGGATGATCCGCTCGGCACGATGGTCCGCATCGGTCACGGGCGAGGCGTCAGCCTTGTAGGTGACAGCCGGACCGGCACGGTAAATTTCCAGGATGGCTTGTCCGGCGGCGAGTGCCGATGTTTCCAGTATGTCCAGCATTGCTTCCTGTTCTTGCGGTCGAGGCGATTCGCTTTGGAGCGCCTCGCCTCTTATCAGACGGGCAACGGCCACTGTAGCACTTGAATTGCTGCGCGGGTCACTTGCCGCGGCGGGCCCGGGGCTTCCCACCAAAGTAACGCGCCTCGCTTCATTGCCGCTTTCAGCCCTTTGCTGCCGAAGTTGGCTATTTCGCAAGCGAATGCTGCTGAAATTTTCATTTTTCTGGCTCCAAAAGTGTCAAATCGATTTTATCGCGGAACAATTTGGTGGTGGCGCATTTTTTAGCTTTCATTTTCATTTGAAAGCGGTATGAAATCGGGCTTAGAGCATGCTCGAAAACGAGTATTAAAAAACAAGAGATCGGACCGACAGGATCCGGTCCAGGGGAAGATTGATGGAGTATTTTGTCCAGCAGCTCGTCAACGGGCTGACGCTTGGGTCTATTTATGGTATGATCGCGATCGGTTATACCATGGTCTACGGCATCATCGGCATGATCAACTTCGCCCACGGCGATATTTTCATGCTTGGCGGCTTTGCCGCATTGATCGTCTTCTTGCTTCTCACGACATTTATTGCCGGCGTGCCGGTTGTACTGGCGCTTTTGATCATGATGGTCGTCGGTATGCTGACGGCTGCGCTTTGGAACTGGACCATCGAGCGCGTGGCCTATCGCCCGCTTCGCGGCTCCTTCCGTCTGGCGCCGCTGATCACGGCGATCGGCATGTCGATCGTGCTGTCGAACTTCATTCAGGTGACGCAGGGTCCGCGGAACAAGCCGATCCCGCCGCTGGTCTCCTCGGTCTATGACCTGTTCGGCATCTCGGTTTCGCTGAAGCAGATCATCATCGTCGTCATCACGGCAATCCTGCTTTCGGTCTTCTGGTACATCGTCAACCGAACTCCGCTCGGACGAGCCCAGCGTGCGACCGAACAGGACCGCAAGATGGCAGCCTTGCTCGGTGTCGATGTCGATCGGACAATCTCGGTGACCTTCATCATGGGAGCCGCACTCGCCGCCGTCGCCGGGACGATGTACCTGATGTATTACGGCGTGGTCGTGTTCACCGACGGTTTCGCTCCGGGTGTCAAGGCGTTTACCGCTGCCGTTCTCGGTGGGATCGGTTCGCTGCCCGGCGCCGTGCTCGGCGGCTTGCTGATCGGTCTCATCGAGTCGCTGTGGTCCGCCTACTTCACCATCGACTACAAGGATGTCGCGACCTTCTCGATTCTCGCGATCGTCCTGATCTTCAAGCCGTCGGGTATTCTCGGACGACCGGAAGTCGAGAAGGTATAGTTCCATGGCAAATGTCGCATCCACAACCGCAAGCGCCGGCAGCGAGCTGACGGCGCGGGCGCTCCGCGAGGCTGTCTTTGCGGGCCTCATCACGCTCGGCATGTTCGTGCTCTTCGTCGGCCTCAAGACCGACCAGAACATCCGCAACGAGCTCATCCTCACGCAGCGCTGGGGCCTGCTCGCGACCTTCGTGGCCATCGCCATGGTCGGCCGCTTCCTCATGGTCGCCTATGTCCAGCCGCGGCTGGCGCAGCGCAAGGCGGCGAAGGCGGCCGCGCCCGATGTGGTGAAGGAGGAGACGTTCTTCAGCCGCAACTGGTCGAAGATCGCGGTCATCCTGCTGCTGATCTACCCACCGGTGATCGTCGCGCTCGTGGGCGTCCAGGGATCGCTGAAATGGGTCGACAATTTCGGCATTCAGATCCTCATCTACGTGATGCTTGCCTGGGGCCTCAACATCGTCGTCGGTCTCGCCGGACTGCTCGACCTCGGCTATGTGGCCTTCTATGCCGTCGGCGCCTATT
It encodes:
- a CDS encoding VOC family protein encodes the protein MTSGIHHITLIARKVQANVDFYVGFLGLHLVKRTGGYEDPNQLHLFYGDAAGSPGSLVSFLVWEDGSPGRVGYGQPSEIAFAIPPESIGYWMTRALKFNIQATGPSQEFGEPVLRLKDPDGVIVKLVGTNALAEPAPWAGRDIPETDSIRRLRGATVLTEKPKDTAHFLQNHFGYTETGATESIRRLTSSSGDVIDVRDAGGFWSAAPGTGTIDHIAFRAPDEATVLAVRADLEQEHAGATNAHDRKYFFSLYVREPGGALCELATDGPGFTVDEAPDALGTTLFLPPHLASDPTATLVRLPQFALPGEPRVPQRDLPFIHRFHRPEKANDRTFVLLHGSGGNEIDMLPFGHQLDPHATLLGVRGRSAEEGFPRWFRRFSMTKFDQQDIRSEAEAFAAFVEGARESYGLDPEKTVFIGYSNGANLLAAVLLLHPGIVRNAVMMRAMAALESAPEPDLAGTRVLMLTGKDDPYGKHAPELKTALRASGADFEEADLDTGHGIGVEDIAVIRPWLAESGI
- a CDS encoding SDR family NAD(P)-dependent oxidoreductase encodes the protein MLSYSAIDKNNVAVVTGAASGIGLASARRFASLGMKVVLADLGGEKLQAAAAEVAKAAPGGSGDVAAIETDVSLADDLVALARATRERFGHVHVLMNNAGVQPGSSLFGPLENWEAVIGVNLWGVINGSRIFAPAMIAHGQPALIINTGSKQGITTPPGDPAYNLSKAGVKVFTEALQHELRNTEDCKVNAHLLIPGFVYTSLTAQGRTEKPAGAWTPEQTVDFMMEGLARGDFYILCPDNEVARPTDEKRILWAAGDIVENRPPLSRWHPDYGEAFQSFLAGTTAGRTKP
- a CDS encoding branched-chain amino acid ABC transporter permease — encoded protein: MEYFVQQLVNGLTLGSIYGMIAIGYTMVYGIIGMINFAHGDIFMLGGFAALIVFLLLTTFIAGVPVVLALLIMMVVGMLTAALWNWTIERVAYRPLRGSFRLAPLITAIGMSIVLSNFIQVTQGPRNKPIPPLVSSVYDLFGISVSLKQIIIVVITAILLSVFWYIVNRTPLGRAQRATEQDRKMAALLGVDVDRTISVTFIMGAALAAVAGTMYLMYYGVVVFTDGFAPGVKAFTAAVLGGIGSLPGAVLGGLLIGLIESLWSAYFTIDYKDVATFSILAIVLIFKPSGILGRPEVEKV
- a CDS encoding response regulator, whose translation is MPVSQVPPAIKSVLVLEDNFLIALDMEEMLVALGVTSVDVATTKSKAMELIADHTYDFAILDINLGDDTSFAVADALMARGISFGFTSGYGELLALPSHLRDVPRIDKPFSEGTLGSLIATAAPSRDM
- a CDS encoding Crp/Fnr family transcriptional regulator; amino-acid sequence: MITEGKFTKGTPCRDCPLRPLPLFRPFKAEELAFVSHFKIGELAFGASATILAEGEQSEHLFTVLSGWGFRYKMLDDGRRQILNYVMPGDIVGLQGTLMGEMQHSIEALSPVVLCVFQRDRLAELYREHPDLAYDLTWIAAREERMLDENLLSIGRRSAVERAAYLIAFLYQRAATLELFSSGWSVIPVTQQHVADTLGLSIVHTNKTLKKLAARGLLRWAEKGCDVHDIDGLLALAGWDGLSEPKRPLI
- the cysQ gene encoding 3'(2'),5'-bisphosphate nucleotidase CysQ; protein product: MLDILETSALAAGQAILEIYRAGPAVTYKADASPVTDADHRAERIILADLAAAFPDIPIVAEEEVAAGRVPDIAGKRFFLVDPLDGTKEFVERNSHFTVNIGLVENGAPVVGVVYAPALGLIYSAAAGMAKKAVVEDGQVTGEWTTIGCRRCGDRPMALTSRWHNSPETISFLTDQGISDHEAVGSSLKFCLLAEGIADIYPRFSRTMEWDTAAGDAILRSAGGETLTMAGNPLGYGKRNQSDDSDFANPWFISRGKA